The Synchiropus splendidus isolate RoL2022-P1 chromosome 1, RoL_Sspl_1.0, whole genome shotgun sequence genome includes a window with the following:
- the LOC128762086 gene encoding NACHT, LRR and PYD domains-containing protein 3-like isoform X1: MDPRLRRGASLTAAAQKRDYTLKQDEIIIRPPSLAFGRLEKIFWRHNGEKVATFDSGKQHFYGSYDGRTILDRFSATLFIREVQLEDRGEYELEVWVKDQNHQTKKEYHRWEVTAEVSITSVSCEMDGDHQAKLVCSAESSHPQLLNYEWSFKGTKHRGSNLTIGLEEEHDETVFTCRVSSPLSEDKATLAARKCYPETPESVVPTVVPIVAVLMVAVLLIVGLVVWKRRQAHRAKAKEADVELQAAIQSSSEEENQAREEHPLMKWPPDPVDQGSRAAECGGRLKRRLKEQFHSVSEGVARAGNSAPLNQIYTELYITEGGTEQVNQEHEVRQIEEATRQQTRAGTTIRAEDLFKASADTERPIRSLLTKGVAGIGKTLLTQKLTLDWAEDKAHHNFQLVFPFTFRELNLLKEKKLSLVELVHHFFPEAKDSGLSSFEGVQVLFILDGLDECRLPLDFNSRVLTAATESTSVDVLLTNLIRGNLLPSAQLWITTRPAAANQIPPECVDRVTEVRGFTDLQKEEYFRKRFRDEEQSTIMSHIRSSRSLYIMCHIPIFCWITATVLEDMLKSRETRELPKTLTEMYIHFLVVQAKVKKLKYHGGAETDEVWTPESRKMMESLGKLAFEQLQRGHLIFYESDLTECGIDITAAAVYSGVFTQIFREERGLYQDKVFCFIHLSLQEFLAALYVHLKFFNSGVNLLDSQQTLETKHPEQFYQKAINEAVESPNGHLDLFLRFLLGLSLQTNQRLLPGLLTQTGSSSRIHQDTAEFIRKKISEKVSPDRIINLFHCLSELKVTSLVEEVNQLLRSGALSTAQLSPAQWSSLAFILLSSEGDLDVFDLENCSVLEKVLERLLPGLQASKDVQLRGWSLSVRSGSLLSSVLSSPSSSLTQLDLSENWDLKDAGVELLSAGLKSPHCHLETLRLRRCRLSERSGSLLSSVLSSPSSSLTQLDLSYNRDLKDAGVELLSAGLKSPHCHLETLRLRRCRLSERSGSLLSSVLSSPSSSLTQLHLSDNIKLKDAGVELLSAGLKSPHCHLETLSLSSCGLSERSGSLLSSVLSSPSSSLTQLDLSYNRDLKDAGVELLSAGLKSPHCHLETLSLIDCGLSERSGSLLSSVLSSPSSSLTQLDLSENRDLKDAGVELLSAGLKSPHCHLETLRLIQCRISERGCASLASALTSNPSHLRELDLRNNHPGGAGLEQLPAGLESPDWRLETLRLDDCGPEWLKI, from the exons ATGGACCCGAGACTGAGGAGGGGAGCCtcgctcacag ctgcagcacagaagAGGGACTACACCCTGAAGCAGGATGAGATTATAATCCGGCCTCCATCACTTGCCTTTGGTCGTCTGGAGAAGATCTTTTGGAGACATAACGGCGAGAAAGTTGCTACATTTGACAGTGGCAAACAACATTTCTACGGCTCCTATGACGGCAGAACCATACTGGACCGGTTTAGTGCAACACTCTTCATCAGAGAAGTGCAGTTGGAGGACAGAGGAGAATATGAGCTGGAGGTTTGGGTCAAAGATCAGAACCACCAGACTAAAAAAGAGTATCATCGTTGGGAGGTGACAG CTGAAGTGTCCATCACCAGTGTTTCCTGTGAGATGGATGGTGACCACCAGGCAAAGCTGGTCTGCTCTGCTGAGTCCAGTCACCCTCAGCTACTGAACTATGAGTGGAGCTTCAAGGGAACTAAACATCGCGGCTCCAACCTGACGATTGGTCTGGAGGAGGAACATGACGAGACGGTGTTCACCTGTCGTGTCAGCAGCCCTCTGAGTGAAGACAAAGCTACTTTAGCAGCCAGGAAATGTTACCCAG AAACTCCAGAGTCTGTGGTGCCGACTGTCGTCCCCATCGTCGCCGTGTTGATGGTGGCTGTGCTTCTGATTGTGGGCCTGGTGGTCTGGAAGAGACGTCAAG CTCACCGTGCAAAAGCGAAGGAAGCTGATGTGGAACTCCAGGCAGCAATCCAAA GTTCATCTGAGGAAGAGAACCaggccagagaagaacatcctcTCATGAAGTGGCCCCCTGACCCTGTGGATCAGG gaagtcGTGCTGCAGAGTGTGGaggacgactgaagaggaggctgaaggagcagttccacagtgtgtctgagggggtcgctagagcaggaaactctgcccctctgaatcagatctacacagagctctacatcactgaggggggcacagagcaggtcaaccaggagcacgaggtccgacagatcgaagaagcaaccaggcagcagaccagagcaggaactaccatcagagcagaagacctctttaaagcctcagctgacacagagcgaccaatcaggagcctgctgacgaagggcgtggctggcattgggaagaccctcctgacacagaagctgactctggactgggctgaagacaaagcccaccacaacttccagctggtgtttcctttcaccttcagagagctgaacctgctgaaagagaagaagttgagtttggtggaacttgttcatcacttctttcctgaagccaaagactcaggactcagcagctttgaaggagtccaggttctgttcattttggacggtctggacgagtgtcgactccctctggacttcaacagtcgggtcctgacagcagctacagagtccacctcagtagatgtcctgctgaccaacctcatcagggggaacctgcttccctcagctcagctctggatcaccacacgacctgcagcagccaatcagatccctcctgagtgtgtggacagggtgacagaggtcagagggttcactgacctccagaaggaggagtacttcaggaagaggttcagagatgaggagcagagcaccatcatgtctcacatcaggagctcacgaagcctctacatcatgtgtcacatccccatcttctgctggatcactgccacagttctggaggacatgttgaagagcagagagaccagagagctgcccaagaccctgactgagatgtacatccacttcctggtggttcaggccaaagtcaagaagctcaagtaccatggaggagctgagaCAGACGAGGTTTGGacacctgagagcaggaagatgatggagtctctgggaaaactggcttttgagcagctgcagagaggacacttgatcttctatgaatcagacctcacagagtgtggcatcgacatcacagctgctgcagtttactcaggagtcttcacacagatcttcagagaggagagaggactgtaccaggacaaggtcttctgcttcatccacctgagtcttcaggagtttctcgCTGCTCTTTatgtccacctgaagttcttcaactctggagtcaatcTGCTGGACTCACAACAAACACTTGAAACCAAACATCCAGAACAGTTCTACCAGaaagcaataaatgaagctgtagaaagtccaaatggacatctggacttgttcctgcgcttcctcctgggtctttctctgcagacaaaccagaggctccttccaggtttgttgacccagacaggaagtagctcccggatccatcaggacacagcagagttcATCAGGAAGAAGAtcagtgagaaagtgtctccagacagaatcatcaatctgttccactgtctgagtgaactGAAGGTCACTtctctggtggaggaggtgaatcagctgctgagatcaggagctctctccacagctcagctgtctcctgctcagtggtccagcctggccttcatcttactgtcctcagagggagatctggacgtgtttgacctgGAGAACTGCTCTGTTTTAGAGAAggttcttgagaggctgctgccgggGCTCCAAGCCTCAAAAGACGTTCA actgagaggGTGGAGCCTGTCAgtgagaagtggttcccttctgtcctcagtcctcagctctccgtcctctagtctgacacaactggacctgagtgagaactgggacctgaaggatgcaggagtggagctgctgtctgctggactgaagagtccacactgtcacctggagactctcag actgAGGAGGTGtagactgtcagagagaagtggttcccttctgtcctcagtcctcagctctccgtcctctagtctgacacaactggacctgagctacaacagggacctgaaggatgcaggagtggagctgctgtctgctggactgaagagtccacactgtcacctggagactctcag attGAGGAGGTGtagactgtcagagagaagtggttcccttctgtcctcagtcctcagctctccgtcctctagtctgacacaactgcacctgagtgacaacatcaagctgaaggatgcaggagtggagctgctgtctgctggactgaagagtccacactgtcacctggagactctcag cctgagcagctgtggactgtcagagagaagtggttcccttctgtcctcagtcctcagctctccgtcctctagtctgacacaactggacctgagctacaacagggacctgaaggatgcaggagtggagctgctgtctgctggactgaagagtccacactgtcacctggagactctcag cctgatcgactgtggactgtcagagagaagtggttcccttctgtcctcagtcctcagctctccgtcctctagtctgacacaactggacctgagtgagaacagggacctgaaggatgcaggagtggagctgctgtctgctggactgaagagtccacactgtcacctggagactctcag GTTGATACAGTgtaggatctcagagagaggctgtgcttctctggcctcagctctgacctctaacccctcccacctgagagagctggacctgaggaacaaccatccaggaggagcaggactggagcagctgcctgctggactggagagtccagactggaggctggagactctcag gctggacgaCTGTGGACCAGAGTGGTTAAAGatctga
- the LOC128762086 gene encoding NACHT, LRR and PYD domains-containing protein 3-like isoform X2, producing MDPRLRRGASLTAAAQKRDYTLKQDEIIIRPPSLAFGRLEKIFWRHNGEKVATFDSGKQHFYGSYDGRTILDRFSATLFIREVQLEDRGEYELEVWVKDQNHQTKKEYHRWEVTAEVSITSVSCEMDGDHQAKLVCSAESSHPQLLNYEWSFKGTKHRGSNLTIGLEEEHDETVFTCRVSSPLSEDKATLAARKCYPETPESVVPTVVPIVAVLMVAVLLIVGLVVWKRRQAHRAKAKEADVELQAAIQSSSEEENQAREEHPLMKWPPDPVDQGSRAAECGGRLKRRLKEQFHSVSEGVARAGNSAPLNQIYTELYITEGGTEQVNQEHEVRQIEEATRQQTRAGTTIRAEDLFKASADTERPIRSLLTKGVAGIGKTLLTQKLTLDWAEDKAHHNFQLVFPFTFRELNLLKEKKLSLVELVHHFFPEAKDSGLSSFEGVQVLFILDGLDECRLPLDFNSRVLTAATESTSVDVLLTNLIRGNLLPSAQLWITTRPAAANQIPPECVDRVTEVRGFTDLQKEEYFRKRFRDEEQSTIMSHIRSSRSLYIMCHIPIFCWITATVLEDMLKSRETRELPKTLTEMYIHFLVVQAKVKKLKYHGGAETDEVWTPESRKMMESLGKLAFEQLQRGHLIFYESDLTECGIDITAAAVYSGVFTQIFREERGLYQDKVFCFIHLSLQEFLAALYVHLKFFNSGVNLLDSQQTLETKHPEQFYQKAINEAVESPNGHLDLFLRFLLGLSLQTNQRLLPGLLTQTGSSSRIHQDTAEFIRKKISEKVSPDRIINLFHCLSELKVTSLVEEVNQLLRSGALSTAQLSPAQWSSLAFILLSSEGDLDVFDLENCSVLEKVLERLLPGLQASKDVQLRGWSLSVRSGSLLSSVLSSPSSSLTQLDLSENWDLKDAGVELLSAGLKSPHCHLETLSLSSCGLSERSGSLLSSVLSSPSSSLTQLDLSYNRDLKDAGVELLSAGLKSPHCHLETLSLIDCGLSERSGSLLSSVLSSPSSSLTQLDLSENRDLKDAGVELLSAGLKSPHCHLETLRLIQCRISERGCASLASALTSNPSHLRELDLRNNHPGGAGLEQLPAGLESPDWRLETLRLDDCGPEWLKI from the exons ATGGACCCGAGACTGAGGAGGGGAGCCtcgctcacag ctgcagcacagaagAGGGACTACACCCTGAAGCAGGATGAGATTATAATCCGGCCTCCATCACTTGCCTTTGGTCGTCTGGAGAAGATCTTTTGGAGACATAACGGCGAGAAAGTTGCTACATTTGACAGTGGCAAACAACATTTCTACGGCTCCTATGACGGCAGAACCATACTGGACCGGTTTAGTGCAACACTCTTCATCAGAGAAGTGCAGTTGGAGGACAGAGGAGAATATGAGCTGGAGGTTTGGGTCAAAGATCAGAACCACCAGACTAAAAAAGAGTATCATCGTTGGGAGGTGACAG CTGAAGTGTCCATCACCAGTGTTTCCTGTGAGATGGATGGTGACCACCAGGCAAAGCTGGTCTGCTCTGCTGAGTCCAGTCACCCTCAGCTACTGAACTATGAGTGGAGCTTCAAGGGAACTAAACATCGCGGCTCCAACCTGACGATTGGTCTGGAGGAGGAACATGACGAGACGGTGTTCACCTGTCGTGTCAGCAGCCCTCTGAGTGAAGACAAAGCTACTTTAGCAGCCAGGAAATGTTACCCAG AAACTCCAGAGTCTGTGGTGCCGACTGTCGTCCCCATCGTCGCCGTGTTGATGGTGGCTGTGCTTCTGATTGTGGGCCTGGTGGTCTGGAAGAGACGTCAAG CTCACCGTGCAAAAGCGAAGGAAGCTGATGTGGAACTCCAGGCAGCAATCCAAA GTTCATCTGAGGAAGAGAACCaggccagagaagaacatcctcTCATGAAGTGGCCCCCTGACCCTGTGGATCAGG gaagtcGTGCTGCAGAGTGTGGaggacgactgaagaggaggctgaaggagcagttccacagtgtgtctgagggggtcgctagagcaggaaactctgcccctctgaatcagatctacacagagctctacatcactgaggggggcacagagcaggtcaaccaggagcacgaggtccgacagatcgaagaagcaaccaggcagcagaccagagcaggaactaccatcagagcagaagacctctttaaagcctcagctgacacagagcgaccaatcaggagcctgctgacgaagggcgtggctggcattgggaagaccctcctgacacagaagctgactctggactgggctgaagacaaagcccaccacaacttccagctggtgtttcctttcaccttcagagagctgaacctgctgaaagagaagaagttgagtttggtggaacttgttcatcacttctttcctgaagccaaagactcaggactcagcagctttgaaggagtccaggttctgttcattttggacggtctggacgagtgtcgactccctctggacttcaacagtcgggtcctgacagcagctacagagtccacctcagtagatgtcctgctgaccaacctcatcagggggaacctgcttccctcagctcagctctggatcaccacacgacctgcagcagccaatcagatccctcctgagtgtgtggacagggtgacagaggtcagagggttcactgacctccagaaggaggagtacttcaggaagaggttcagagatgaggagcagagcaccatcatgtctcacatcaggagctcacgaagcctctacatcatgtgtcacatccccatcttctgctggatcactgccacagttctggaggacatgttgaagagcagagagaccagagagctgcccaagaccctgactgagatgtacatccacttcctggtggttcaggccaaagtcaagaagctcaagtaccatggaggagctgagaCAGACGAGGTTTGGacacctgagagcaggaagatgatggagtctctgggaaaactggcttttgagcagctgcagagaggacacttgatcttctatgaatcagacctcacagagtgtggcatcgacatcacagctgctgcagtttactcaggagtcttcacacagatcttcagagaggagagaggactgtaccaggacaaggtcttctgcttcatccacctgagtcttcaggagtttctcgCTGCTCTTTatgtccacctgaagttcttcaactctggagtcaatcTGCTGGACTCACAACAAACACTTGAAACCAAACATCCAGAACAGTTCTACCAGaaagcaataaatgaagctgtagaaagtccaaatggacatctggacttgttcctgcgcttcctcctgggtctttctctgcagacaaaccagaggctccttccaggtttgttgacccagacaggaagtagctcccggatccatcaggacacagcagagttcATCAGGAAGAAGAtcagtgagaaagtgtctccagacagaatcatcaatctgttccactgtctgagtgaactGAAGGTCACTtctctggtggaggaggtgaatcagctgctgagatcaggagctctctccacagctcagctgtctcctgctcagtggtccagcctggccttcatcttactgtcctcagagggagatctggacgtgtttgacctgGAGAACTGCTCTGTTTTAGAGAAggttcttgagaggctgctgccgggGCTCCAAGCCTCAAAAGACGTTCA actgagaggGTGGAGCCTGTCAgtgagaagtggttcccttctgtcctcagtcctcagctctccgtcctctagtctgacacaactggacctgagtgagaactgggacctgaaggatgcaggagtggagctgctgtctgctggactgaagagtccacactgtcacctggagactctcag cctgagcagctgtggactgtcagagagaagtggttcccttctgtcctcagtcctcagctctccgtcctctagtctgacacaactggacctgagctacaacagggacctgaaggatgcaggagtggagctgctgtctgctggactgaagagtccacactgtcacctggagactctcag cctgatcgactgtggactgtcagagagaagtggttcccttctgtcctcagtcctcagctctccgtcctctagtctgacacaactggacctgagtgagaacagggacctgaaggatgcaggagtggagctgctgtctgctggactgaagagtccacactgtcacctggagactctcag GTTGATACAGTgtaggatctcagagagaggctgtgcttctctggcctcagctctgacctctaacccctcccacctgagagagctggacctgaggaacaaccatccaggaggagcaggactggagcagctgcctgctggactggagagtccagactggaggctggagactctcag gctggacgaCTGTGGACCAGAGTGGTTAAAGatctga